One region of Lactobacillus johnsonii genomic DNA includes:
- a CDS encoding putative holin-like toxin — translation MSVYEVISLMLLFGTFVLALLTYIDHHNKK, via the coding sequence ATGAGCGTATACGAGGTTATCTCGTTAATGCTTTTGTTTGGTACCTTTGTGTTAGCTTTGCTGACATATATTGATCATCACAACAAAAAATAA
- a CDS encoding restriction endonuclease subunit S, which yields MGNTLFIGSTAINHGKTARIGQAPIFKPNTITVCYNGSVGETFYQTESYWASDDINVLTLRDKELNPELAEYLCAILKKAGKKYGYTYKWNVHRMKTTDISLPIVDDGKIDFQYMENYIKAIQKLTIKNVVDYKDRVIDKTIEIIKY from the coding sequence TTGGGCAATACTTTATTTATAGGTTCTACAGCTATAAATCATGGTAAAACAGCCAGAATAGGACAGGCACCTATTTTTAAACCTAATACAATTACTGTTTGTTATAACGGTTCAGTTGGAGAAACATTTTATCAAACTGAATCATATTGGGCTTCGGATGATATAAATGTTCTAACTTTACGTGATAAAGAGTTAAATCCAGAGTTGGCTGAGTATCTTTGTGCGATTTTAAAAAAAGCCGGAAAAAAATATGGATACACATATAAGTGGAATGTTCATAGAATGAAAACAACTGATATCAGTCTGCCAATAGTGGATGATGGGAAAATAGATTTTCAATATATGGAAAATTATATTAAAGCAATACAAAAGTTAACGATAAAAAATGTAGTTGATTATAAAGATAGAGTAATAGATAAGACAATTGAAATAATTAAATATTAA
- a CDS encoding TetR/AcrR family transcriptional regulator, whose amino-acid sequence MTTEEKIINQTIHLIDTNGYQNLSLRKLTKELGLTTGAFYRHFKDKNELFQKAVIQLSKRFIEQIPLNVDYSSKQQLLIIAKYICQSITMHPNQMDFLFYQLSALDLYSNANQYPFLQKVKALITNLNSSTTLSDQDLFIQIWSFIQGYALLIKNKITRYDAQLVEYTLDQLLKGKD is encoded by the coding sequence ATGACAACCGAAGAAAAAATTATAAATCAAACCATTCATCTAATTGACACTAATGGATATCAAAACTTAAGTTTACGCAAACTTACAAAGGAACTTGGACTTACAACAGGTGCTTTTTATAGACATTTCAAAGATAAAAATGAACTATTTCAAAAAGCAGTAATCCAATTATCTAAACGATTTATTGAGCAGATCCCATTAAATGTAGACTATTCATCTAAGCAACAGTTACTCATTATCGCTAAATATATTTGTCAGTCTATAACTATGCATCCCAACCAAATGGACTTCTTATTCTACCAATTGTCAGCACTGGATTTATATTCAAATGCTAATCAATATCCCTTTTTGCAGAAAGTAAAAGCTTTAATTACTAATCTTAATTCATCAACTACTCTTTCTGATCAAGATTTATTTATTCAAATCTGGTCCTTTATTCAAGGATATGCATTACTAATTAAAAATAAAATTACTCGCTATGACGCACAATTAGTGGAATACACATTAGATCAACTTTTGAAAGGAAAAGATTAA
- a CDS encoding YncE family protein, producing MKDKKILKRVNYWVAIGIVLIICMGIFIWWNNSKKKTPHHKLKPQPALIDNTSTRPSSYTTKEFKNLLSQNYPDIYKNLNFKQKPTFYVIPGLIQSAAIKYTPPGQGQPGIAYDMDPQGLAIIDHKYLIISAYSKSKTFDSVLWVLDFKTGRFVKTVALNNIDHVGGITYDEDHKRLWVATINQEQRAQVQSVTLKEIEKYNFKKQKKPIKFEHGTNLSAPLRTSYMTYHKNKLYIGYFDKIQGGGQLFAYKLNKKGLFKKDKMQDGLAIPSENWSTYSQIQGISFDRNDILLSTSYGDLNSQLLIFKNKLNKPNYNLDLSEADKTIILPPYMEQIIGKDGEIYMLFESATALYRQNPNLLHMDRVIKLKVKFKDRENSKE from the coding sequence TTGAAAGATAAAAAAATTCTAAAAAGAGTTAATTATTGGGTTGCAATTGGAATAGTTTTAATAATATGTATGGGTATCTTTATATGGTGGAATAATTCTAAAAAGAAAACTCCACATCATAAATTGAAGCCTCAACCTGCTTTAATTGACAATACTAGTACTCGTCCATCTTCGTATACAACTAAAGAATTCAAAAATTTATTATCCCAAAATTATCCAGATATTTATAAAAACTTGAATTTTAAACAAAAACCAACTTTCTATGTAATTCCTGGTTTGATTCAGTCAGCAGCAATTAAATATACTCCTCCTGGTCAGGGACAACCAGGGATTGCGTATGATATGGATCCGCAGGGCTTAGCGATTATTGACCATAAATATTTAATTATTTCAGCTTATAGTAAAAGCAAGACCTTTGATTCAGTTCTGTGGGTATTAGATTTTAAGACTGGCCGCTTTGTAAAAACGGTTGCCTTAAATAATATTGATCATGTTGGGGGAATTACTTATGACGAAGATCATAAGCGTTTATGGGTAGCCACTATTAATCAAGAGCAACGAGCACAAGTTCAATCTGTAACGCTGAAAGAAATTGAAAAATATAATTTTAAGAAACAGAAAAAGCCAATAAAATTTGAGCATGGTACTAACTTATCGGCACCACTTCGAACCTCTTATATGACATATCATAAGAATAAACTCTATATAGGCTACTTCGATAAAATCCAAGGGGGGGGTCAGCTTTTTGCCTATAAACTTAATAAAAAAGGACTATTTAAAAAAGATAAGATGCAAGATGGTCTAGCTATTCCTAGTGAAAACTGGTCAACTTACTCTCAAATTCAAGGAATTAGTTTTGATAGAAATGATATTTTACTATCTACTTCATATGGTGATTTAAATTCCCAGCTATTAATCTTTAAAAATAAATTGAATAAGCCAAATTACAATCTTGATCTTTCTGAAGCAGATAAAACCATTATTTTACCGCCATATATGGAACAAATTATTGGTAAAGATGGTGAAATTTATATGTTGTTTGAATCTGCTACAGCATTATACCGTCAAAATCCTAATTTACTGCATATGGATCGAGTAATTAAGTTGAAAGTTAAATTTAAGGACCGCGAAAATAGTAAGGAATAG
- a CDS encoding Fic family protein: MVKGYHSLSKEKYLHKPQMVSQEEIDQIYQSRLNGFSTIKTNLYPLLTDKRENQTDKYPLFFVYLPEIIKLENNLRENSNQIKELAKKLPGIAKQQFLNSLLVSEITYTNKIEGVETDRGEISTIIRDNERDRKRPSHKRLQSTIKMYQETQSEHLIKIENLKDFRNIYDTLLEGEIEENKLPNGKLFRDKLPEGEQLRIGDALHTVHVPPQTEEAINESLTSLIEFMNNDDLPPIYKSVITHFFFENTHPFLDGNGRMGRYLLSTYISHKYDHFTGFSVATAIHSRVQTYYRIFKEADQAENYAELTFFIVAMLKLLVAQQEEIVSTLSDDKEKLVQIVDNIKKRVASLTDDYDKKAIYSVLFYLAESKLFAGNKELGIRDRDIIQLNSKESGISIRRTKSAISQLEQMNWINKICSKPKQHELSI; this comes from the coding sequence ATGGTGAAAGGATATCATTCATTATCTAAGGAAAAATATCTTCATAAGCCACAAATGGTAAGTCAGGAAGAAATAGACCAAATTTATCAATCACGCTTGAATGGATTTAGTACAATTAAAACAAATTTATATCCACTCTTAACCGATAAGAGAGAAAACCAAACTGATAAATACCCATTATTTTTTGTTTATTTACCCGAAATTATTAAGTTGGAAAATAATTTAAGAGAAAATTCCAATCAAATTAAAGAACTTGCTAAAAAATTACCTGGAATTGCCAAACAACAATTTTTAAATTCATTGTTAGTTTCTGAAATTACCTATACTAATAAAATAGAGGGAGTAGAAACTGATCGAGGAGAAATTAGTACAATTATTCGTGATAATGAAAGAGATAGAAAACGTCCCTCCCATAAGCGACTCCAGTCAACCATCAAAATGTATCAAGAAACTCAGAGTGAGCATTTAATTAAAATTGAAAATCTTAAGGACTTTCGAAATATTTACGACACTCTATTAGAAGGAGAGATTGAAGAAAACAAATTGCCTAACGGAAAACTGTTTAGGGATAAATTGCCAGAGGGAGAACAACTAAGGATAGGGGATGCTCTTCATACGGTGCATGTTCCTCCGCAGACAGAAGAAGCCATAAACGAATCTTTGACTAGTTTAATAGAATTTATGAACAATGATGATTTACCGCCAATTTATAAGAGCGTGATTACTCATTTCTTTTTTGAAAATACGCATCCGTTCTTAGATGGTAATGGAAGAATGGGAAGATATTTATTGTCGACGTACATTTCGCATAAGTATGATCATTTTACTGGTTTTTCTGTAGCTACTGCTATTCACTCGCGTGTTCAGACATATTACAGAATATTTAAAGAAGCTGATCAAGCAGAAAATTATGCAGAGTTAACGTTTTTTATTGTTGCGATGTTGAAATTATTGGTTGCACAACAAGAAGAAATAGTGTCAACTTTAAGTGATGATAAGGAAAAATTAGTACAAATTGTAGATAATATTAAGAAAAGAGTGGCATCGCTTACTGATGATTACGATAAAAAAGCAATTTACTCTGTGCTTTTTTATTTAGCCGAATCTAAACTTTTTGCTGGAAATAAAGAATTAGGAATTAGAGATAGAGATATCATTCAATTAAATTCTAAAGAGAGTGGAATTTCCATTAGGCGAACTAAGTCTGCGATTAGTCAGCTAGAACAAATGAATTGGATTAATAAAATTTGTTCTAAACCTAAACAGCATGAATTAAGTATATAA
- a CDS encoding NAD(P)H-dependent oxidoreductase, whose product MDFLIIYCHPYKKSFNHAILESVKSNLAHKHKSFKVIDLYQEQFNPIYDKEELRLFHTGKTHDPLVTKYLDYLREASAIIFITPLWWNSVPAMLKGFIDKVMKEGKGLSHTVSKTGIHGELTNIKHTYVLTTSTSPTFYVKLFLGNGIKRIFVNKTLKQLGMQDRHWIHFGGVTNSTQHQRIAYLTKINHYNFL is encoded by the coding sequence ATGGACTTCTTAATCATCTATTGTCATCCTTATAAAAAAAGTTTTAACCATGCAATTTTAGAATCAGTAAAATCAAATTTAGCACATAAGCATAAAAGCTTTAAAGTAATTGACTTGTATCAAGAACAATTTAATCCTATTTATGACAAAGAAGAATTACGTTTATTTCATACTGGTAAAACTCATGATCCTCTAGTAACAAAATATTTAGATTACTTAAGAGAAGCTTCCGCAATAATTTTTATTACTCCACTTTGGTGGAATAGTGTCCCAGCAATGCTTAAAGGTTTCATTGATAAAGTGATGAAAGAAGGAAAAGGATTATCTCATACTGTAAGCAAAACTGGTATTCATGGCGAATTAACCAACATTAAACATACTTATGTCCTTACTACTTCAACTTCACCAACATTTTATGTAAAACTCTTTTTGGGAAATGGTATTAAACGAATTTTTGTTAATAAAACTCTAAAGCAATTAGGGATGCAAGATCGACATTGGATTCATTTTGGTGGCGTTACAAATTCTACACAACACCAGAGAATAGCTTACTTAACTAAGATTAATCACTATAATTTTTTATAA
- a CDS encoding putative holin-like toxin — translation MSVYEAISVMLLFGTFVLALLTYIDHHNRK, via the coding sequence ATGAGTGTTTACGAGGCCATCTCAGTAATGCTGTTGTTTGGTACTTTTGTGTTAGCTTTGCTAACATATATCGATCATCACAATAGAAAATAA
- a CDS encoding helix-turn-helix domain-containing protein produces MRLGQKITELRKKNNLSQEGLAEKMNVSRQAVSKWESDQSIPDIEKIVNLSELFGVTTDYLLKSGAPSFEIKTADIPAEDKLPILPDELVQKYLSTAKKSSQLRALAIALAVFSPACISFCSALSGFLIGANDKMQLIISLIGFAATIVVLAISFGLLIYSFLIMREFKQLNKQNFDIMKEKERLKSTIQSFHHTNDKYFVLSCILAVLGIIGPVMSGLSNSNGTVSLIAWGITFSIFSGAIYFFISYVSQLRYLSLLVKYRKHLPSNLHKLFVYGSWIYIFGILGIDYIVSRFIEPTFSSTNVFYLGIIIYCLFTYFFIKEKAE; encoded by the coding sequence ATGAGATTAGGTCAAAAAATCACGGAATTACGAAAAAAGAATAATCTTTCTCAAGAAGGTTTAGCTGAAAAAATGAATGTTAGTCGCCAAGCCGTTTCAAAATGGGAAAGCGATCAATCAATTCCAGATATTGAAAAAATCGTTAACTTATCAGAATTATTTGGCGTCACCACAGATTATTTACTAAAAAGTGGTGCTCCATCTTTTGAAATTAAAACAGCAGATATTCCCGCAGAAGATAAATTACCTATTTTACCTGATGAATTAGTTCAAAAATATTTGTCTACTGCCAAAAAGAGTTCACAATTACGTGCTTTGGCAATAGCTCTTGCTGTCTTCAGTCCAGCATGTATTAGTTTTTGCAGTGCTCTTTCAGGGTTCCTAATAGGTGCCAATGATAAAATGCAATTAATCATTTCCCTTATTGGATTTGCTGCAACGATTGTAGTTCTTGCAATTTCATTTGGTCTTCTAATTTATAGTTTTCTTATTATGCGTGAATTTAAGCAGTTAAATAAACAAAATTTTGATATTATGAAAGAGAAAGAGAGATTGAAGTCTACTATTCAATCATTTCACCATACTAATGATAAATATTTTGTTTTATCCTGCATCCTAGCAGTCTTAGGTATTATTGGACCAGTAATGAGTGGTCTCAGCAACTCTAATGGGACTGTCTCCCTTATTGCCTGGGGAATAACTTTCTCAATTTTCAGTGGTGCCATATATTTCTTTATATCTTATGTATCGCAACTTCGGTATCTTTCTCTTTTAGTTAAATACAGAAAGCATCTGCCGTCCAATTTACACAAATTATTTGTTTACGGGAGCTGGATTTATATTTTTGGTATTTTAGGTATAGATTACATTGTTAGCAGATTTATTGAACCTACTTTTAGCTCTACAAATGTTTTTTATTTAGGTATTATAATCTATTGTCTATTTACATATTTTTTCATTAAGGAAAAAGCAGAATAG
- a CDS encoding YbhB/YbcL family Raf kinase inhibitor-like protein, producing MKIEIPTMNGFIPDCYSKFANEDQKIEGKPSRSFPIFITDAPDKAKTLAVYFRDFDSVPVCGFTWIHWLAANLPVRDVPANISHSKNTSLDFVQGNNSNISKFLGENSGPVEGYTGPMPPDNTHYYTLTVYALDTKLDLKESYWLNDFLREMEGHIIDSATISVPSRAK from the coding sequence ATGAAAATAGAAATTCCAACTATGAATGGATTCATTCCGGATTGCTACAGTAAATTTGCTAATGAAGATCAAAAAATTGAAGGGAAGCCTAGTAGATCTTTCCCAATTTTTATTACTGATGCACCTGATAAGGCAAAAACCTTAGCTGTGTATTTTAGAGATTTTGATTCAGTTCCAGTCTGTGGATTTACTTGGATTCACTGGTTAGCTGCCAATCTTCCGGTTCGAGATGTGCCAGCTAATATTAGTCATTCTAAGAATACTAGCCTTGATTTTGTTCAAGGAAATAATAGCAATATTAGCAAGTTTTTAGGTGAAAATTCTGGCCCAGTTGAAGGCTATACAGGTCCGATGCCTCCTGATAATACGCACTATTACACTTTAACCGTGTATGCATTAGATACAAAACTTGATCTAAAAGAAAGCTACTGGTTAAACGACTTTTTGCGTGAGATGGAAGGTCATATAATTGACAGTGCGACTATTTCAGTTCCAAGTAGAGCAAAATAA
- a CDS encoding restriction endonuclease subunit S, with protein sequence MIEFKDFTISELFTKMTVKGFSKVTEKMTYSEEGYHVFGQNIKYQYSQKVLLPPKYLFKVDTKKPIFAYASSTGSVGMISESFYRSGNNGAFQALIPKFSNYNYHHMLYILAILRKLFKKKNYTTNINDVPKWIIKLPITKNKKIDFQYMEDRVKALEQDRVKALEQDRVKALENYLLVTGLNNYKLTDEDKKVLSYKPEFRKYKIDDIFKIKKGKRLTKAMI encoded by the coding sequence ATGATAGAATTTAAGGATTTTACAATCTCAGAATTATTTACAAAAATGACAGTTAAAGGCTTTTCAAAAGTAACTGAAAAAATGACTTATTCGGAAGAAGGCTATCATGTCTTTGGTCAGAATATTAAATATCAATATTCTCAGAAAGTTTTATTGCCCCCAAAGTATCTATTCAAAGTAGATACGAAAAAACCGATCTTTGCTTATGCTTCCAGCACTGGTAGCGTAGGAATGATTAGTGAGAGCTTTTATAGAAGTGGAAATAATGGAGCATTTCAGGCACTTATCCCTAAATTTAGCAATTATAATTATCACCATATGTTGTATATTTTGGCAATTTTAAGAAAGTTATTTAAAAAAAAGAACTATACTACTAATATTAATGATGTCCCCAAATGGATAATAAAGTTGCCAATTACCAAAAATAAAAAAATAGATTTTCAATATATGGAAGATCGAGTGAAGGCACTCGAACAAGATCGAGTGAAGGCACTCGAACAAGATCGAGTGAAGGCACTCGAAAACTATTTACTAGTTACTGGTTTGAATAATTACAAATTAACAGATGAAGATAAGAAAGTTTTAAGTTATAAACCTGAATTTAGAAAATATAAAATTGATGATATTTTTAAAATTAAAAAAGGAAAAAGATTAACTAAAGCAATGATATGA
- a CDS encoding TetR/AcrR family transcriptional regulator, which translates to MSDIRVQNTKNNLIAALLSCLENKSVHKLKVKDIIDKAGVSTRTFYQYYSDVNDLLRDTEDSFVAEYLKNVEKDRDSLGDLDLDTPFEDQLETILNATKNTIEFCYAHKKEIQVLLSDNGDTRFYNMIFQTGCEEIMKRMSQMKNIDQLKMDEKEQMRMMISVQVFVHSIIGMVRVLLEYSDRLAPYDVRQSILTFLRESPVASMNINKN; encoded by the coding sequence TTGAGTGATATTAGGGTACAGAATACAAAGAATAATTTGATTGCTGCTCTTTTAAGCTGCTTAGAAAATAAGAGTGTGCATAAGTTAAAAGTAAAAGATATTATTGATAAAGCTGGCGTAAGTACTAGAACGTTTTATCAATATTATTCAGATGTCAATGATCTACTAAGAGATACAGAAGATAGTTTTGTTGCAGAGTATCTAAAAAATGTTGAAAAAGATCGTGATTCACTAGGAGATCTTGATTTAGATACACCTTTTGAAGATCAGTTAGAAACTATTTTAAATGCAACAAAAAATACCATTGAGTTCTGTTATGCACATAAAAAAGAAATACAAGTCTTGTTATCTGACAATGGGGATACGCGTTTCTATAATATGATTTTCCAGACTGGTTGTGAGGAAATTATGAAGCGTATGAGCCAGATGAAAAATATCGATCAGTTAAAAATGGATGAAAAAGAACAAATGAGAATGATGATTAGTGTGCAGGTATTTGTACATAGTATCATTGGTATGGTAAGAGTTTTACTTGAATACAGCGATAGGTTAGCTCCATATGACGTTCGTCAAAGTATACTTACATTTTTACGTGAGTCACCAGTAGCTTCTATGAATATAAATAAAAATTAG